From a single Phacochoerus africanus isolate WHEZ1 chromosome 11, ROS_Pafr_v1, whole genome shotgun sequence genomic region:
- the TUB gene encoding tubby protein homolog isoform X3: MTSKAHSDWIPYSVLDDEGSNLRQQKLDRQRALLEQKQKKKRQEPLMVQANADGRPRSRRARQSEEQAPLVESYLSSSGSTSYQVQEADSLAGVTPGAARPAAAPASAQRAREAAAVGGQGGAPRKEKKGKHKGTGRPAALAEDKSEARGPVQILTVGQSDHARDAGETAAGGGPRPSGQDICATMQRKGVSGSTSLDEEEEEDESSSSSSQLNSNTRPSSATSRKSTKEAASAPSPTGPEPSADVEVQDPEEFALRPAPQGVTVKCRITRDKKGMDRGMYPTYFLHLDREDGKKVFLLAGRKRKKSKTSNYLISVDPTDLSRGGDSYIGKLRSNLMGTKFTVYDNGVNPQKATSSALESGPLRQELAAVCYETNVLGFKGPRKMSVIVPGMTMVHERVSIRPRNERETLLARWQSKNTESIIELLNKTPVWNDDTQSYVLNFHGRVTQASVKNFQIIHGNDPDYIVMQFGRVAEDVFTMDYNYPLCALQAFAIALSSFDSKLACE, encoded by the exons CGTCTTAGATGACGAGGGCAGCAACCTGAGGCAGCAGAAGCTTGACCGGCAG CGGGCCCTGCTGGAGCAGAAACAGAAGAAGAAGCGCCAGGAGCCCCTGATGGTGCAGGCCAACGCCGACGGGCGGCCTCGGAGCCGGCGGGCCCGGCAGTCGGAGGAGCAGGCCCCCCTGGTGGAGTCCTACCTcagcagcagtggcagcaccAGCTACCAAG TTCAAGAGGCCGACTCGCTGGCCGGTGTGACGCCGGGAGCCGCCCGCCCCGCGGCAGCACCAGCCTCAGCCCAGAGAGCCCGGGAGGCCGCGGCTGTGGGGGGCCAGGGCGGGGCCcccaggaaggagaagaagggcaAGCACAAAG GCACCGGCAGGCCAGCAGCACTGGCAGAAGACAAGTCTGAGGCCCGAGGCCCCGTGCAGATCCTGACTGTGGGCCAGTCGGACCACGCCCGGGACGCGGGGGAGACAGCCGCAGGTGGGGGCCCACGGCCCAGCGGGCAGGACATCTGTGCCACGATGCAGAGGAAGG GCGTCTCCGGCAGCACGAGCctggacgaggaggaggaggaggacgagagcagctccagctcctcccAGCTGAACAGCAACACCCGCCCCAGCTCCGCCACGAGCAGGAAGTCCACCAAG GAGGcagcctcagcccccagccccacaggcCCGGAGCCGTCGGCGGATGTCGAGGTCCAGGACCCGGAGGAGTTTGCGCTGAGGCCGGCCCCCCAGGGGGTCACAGTCAAGTGCCGCATCACGCGGGACAAGAAGGGCATGGACCGGGGCATGTACCCCACCTACTTCCTGCACCTGGACCGCGAGGACGGGAAGAAG GTGTTCCTCCTGgcgggaaggaagagaaagaagagcaaaaccTCCAATTACCTCATCTCTGTGGACCCGACAGACCTGTCGCGAGGAGGGGACAGCTACATCGGGAAGCTGCG GTCCAACCTCATGGGCACCAAGTTCACCGTCTACGACAACGGCGTCAACCCTCAGAAGGCGACGTCGTCCGCTCTGGAGAGCGGCCCCTTGCGCCAGGAGCTGGCGGCCGTGTGCTAC GAAACGAACGTTCTAGGCTTCAAGGGGCCGCGGAAGATGAGCGTCATCGTCCCAGGCATGACCATGGTCCACGAGAGGGTCTCCATCCGGCCCCGCAAC GAGCGCGAGACGCTGCTGGCACGCTGGCAGAGCAAGAACACCGAGAGCATCATCGAGCTGCTGAACAAGACGCCCGTCTGGAACGACGACACGCAGTCCTACGTGCTCAACTTCCACGGGCGCGTCACCCAGGCCTCGGTGAAGAACTTCCAGATCATCCACGGCAACGACC CGGACTACATCGTGATGCAGTTTGGCCGCGTGGCTGAGGATGTGTTCACCATGGACTACAACTACCCGCTGTGCGCGCTGCAGGCCTTCGCCATTGCCCTGTCCAGCTTCGACAGCAAGCTGGCCTGCGAGTAG
- the TUB gene encoding tubby protein homolog isoform X2, which produces MQRKGVSGSTSLDEEEEEDESSSSSSQLNSNTRPSSATSRKSTKVSGSGSRRPCPPVGGEQADSDRGLALLGQEPPKRFVSPPLPPAPPASGWPPSLQPGPEEAESWSRTGRPPSPCRCPPPHPIPRGCQHEGVARKRAAQPRARTAGPTSRAPPASPRQHHVRAAWTPDHQPQLPRPLGLRLPCPPPQEAASAPSPTGPEPSADVEVQDPEEFALRPAPQGVTVKCRITRDKKGMDRGMYPTYFLHLDREDGKKVFLLAGRKRKKSKTSNYLISVDPTDLSRGGDSYIGKLRYPPPQEPAAVGRTLHRGPGSGLRSSPGAPPSLRSTVGPDACRPGARRGGGPDTPPTVPQAGDAGPPRGMSSMPLTTWPVVQPHGHQVHRLRQRRQPSEGDVVRSGERPLAPGAGGRVLRNERSRLQGAAEDERHRPRHDHGPREGLHPAPQRARDAAGTLAEQEHREHHRAAEQDARLERRHAVLRAQLPRARHPGLGEELPDHPRQRPGLHRDAVWPRG; this is translated from the exons ATGCAGAGGAAGG GCGTCTCCGGCAGCACGAGCctggacgaggaggaggaggaggacgagagcagctccagctcctcccAGCTGAACAGCAACACCCGCCCCAGCTCCGCCACGAGCAGGAAGTCCACCAAGGTTAGCGGTTCCGGGAGCAGACGGCCGTGTCCCCCGGTGGGAGGGGAGCAGGCGGACAGTGACAGAGGGCTGGCTCTCCTGGGCCAGGAGCCTCCCAAGCGTTTCGTgtccccccccctgccccccgctccTCCCGCCTCCGGCTGGCCTCCCTCTCTTCAGCCAGGCCCCGAGGAGGCAGAGAGCTGGAGCCGGACAGGACGGCCTCCGAGCCCCTGCCGATGCCCCCCACCGCACCCCATCCCCAGGGGCTGCCAACATGAGGGAGTGGCTCGGAAGCgagcagcccagcccagggccaggacGGCCGGGCCCACATCCAGGGCACCACCTGCCTCCCCGCGTCAGCACCACGTCAGGGCGGCCTGGACCCCAGACCACCAACCTCAGCTGCCCAGGCCCCTGGGGCTCAGGCTCCCGTGCCCTCCCCCGCAGGAGGcagcctcagcccccagccccacaggcCCGGAGCCGTCGGCGGATGTCGAGGTCCAGGACCCGGAGGAGTTTGCGCTGAGGCCGGCCCCCCAGGGGGTCACAGTCAAGTGCCGCATCACGCGGGACAAGAAGGGCATGGACCGGGGCATGTACCCCACCTACTTCCTGCACCTGGACCGCGAGGACGGGAAGAAG GTGTTCCTCCTGgcgggaaggaagagaaagaagagcaaaaccTCCAATTACCTCATCTCTGTGGACCCGACAGACCTGTCGCGAGGAGGGGACAGCTACATCGGGAAGCTGCGGTACCCGCCCCCCCAGGAGCCCGCGGCGGTGGGGCGGACTCTCCACAGAGGGCCAGGGTCAGGGCTCAGGTCCTCTCCCGGGGCCCCTCCATCCCTCAGGTCAACCGTAGGCCCAGATGCGTGCCGGCCTGGAGCCAGGCGGGGGGGTGGACCTGACACCCCCCCCACCGTCCCCCAGGCAGGGGACGCAGGCCCACCAAGAGGGATGTCATCGATGCCACTGACGACATGGCCCGTG GTCCAACCTCATGGGCACCAAGTTCACCGTCTACGACAACGGCGTCAACCCTCAGAAGGCGACGTCGTCCGCTCTGGAGAGCGGCCCCTTGCGCCAGGAGCTGGCGGCCGTGTGCTAC GAAACGAACGTTCTAGGCTTCAAGGGGCCGCGGAAGATGAGCGTCATCGTCCCAGGCATGACCATGGTCCACGAGAGGGTCTCCATCCGGCCCCGCAAC GAGCGCGAGACGCTGCTGGCACGCTGGCAGAGCAAGAACACCGAGAGCATCATCGAGCTGCTGAACAAGACGCCCGTCTGGAACGACGACACGCAGTCCTACGTGCTCAACTTCCACGGGCGCGTCACCCAGGCCTCGGTGAAGAACTTCCAGATCATCCACGGCAACGACC CGGACTACATCGTGATGCAGTTTGGCCGCGTGGCTGA